A genomic segment from Propioniciclava sp. MC1595 encodes:
- a CDS encoding sucrose phosphorylase, which translates to MPLFSALTDPSSIPTGDMPGDKVHITDWHLAAAATLYPALREQLDPVLAAGRAVVAVYGGSGVGKSELGSLLGYALNADGIGAYILSGDNYPRRIPSVNDAERLRVFRHAGVRGLVDAGAYDASVRDALSSLQAAGMDADPAAAAEHPWLPTYLRAGSTALAAYLGTPNEIDFAEVNAIIAAFKGGADTLTLKRMGRTEADQWYDQVDVSGTRVLVIEWTHGNSDFVEGVDVPILLNSTPAQTLAHRRARARDGAVDSPFTTLVLGLEQAKLDAQAPKASLILSKEGELLTYDAYLKAMGRHLPRDGVMLNAYPDSLDGTLAGLAAFVQRPEVAGAFRSLYLLPSVFNSDLDRGFSVIDYGLNDLLAKPADLEALAAAGLDLKFDFILNHASVLSPQFQDILARGERSPYNDFFIDWNAFWAGHGEMTPEGYIQPRADLIEHMFFRKPGLPLLMVRLPDGSEKPFWNTFYQEVRYPRVDAQDLMAAGLQYASADELATRVNATIADGGRPGDADFTGFEAWRDAVVDLVESRRTYLGQMDLNIKSHLVWTFYADTLARLAGYGAEIVRLDAFAYAPKEPGEKNFLNDPGTWDLLDQVKALADRHGVKLLPEIHARYEEGIHETIAAKGFLTYDFFLPGLLIHAFETHSAERLLAWIGDIQAKGIKTVSMLGCHDGIPLLDLKGLLSDDEIESVIATVRGRGGYVKDLHGQKATYYQVNATYYSALGCDDASMLLARAIHLFMPGKPQVWYLDLFAGENNLAAVERAGSGGHKEINRTNLSADDLEAGLARPVVQRQIDLLRFRNTHPAFGWDAELTASGEGSVLILEWSREGHTARLEADLATRAFRITADGTDLDSQG; encoded by the coding sequence GTGCCCTTGTTCTCCGCGCTCACCGATCCCAGCTCGATCCCCACCGGGGACATGCCGGGGGACAAGGTGCACATCACCGATTGGCATCTGGCGGCTGCGGCCACGCTGTACCCCGCCCTGCGCGAGCAGCTCGACCCCGTCCTGGCCGCGGGACGCGCCGTGGTGGCCGTCTACGGCGGCTCGGGCGTGGGCAAATCCGAGCTGGGATCGCTGCTCGGCTACGCGCTCAACGCGGACGGCATCGGCGCCTACATCCTGTCGGGCGACAACTACCCGCGCCGGATCCCCTCCGTCAACGACGCCGAACGCCTGCGCGTCTTCCGCCACGCGGGCGTCCGCGGGCTGGTGGACGCCGGGGCCTACGACGCGTCCGTCCGGGACGCCCTCTCCTCCCTCCAGGCTGCGGGGATGGACGCCGACCCGGCGGCCGCCGCCGAGCACCCTTGGCTCCCGACCTACCTCCGCGCGGGCTCCACGGCGCTCGCCGCGTACCTCGGGACACCGAACGAGATCGACTTCGCCGAGGTGAACGCGATCATCGCCGCCTTCAAGGGCGGCGCCGACACCCTGACCCTCAAGCGCATGGGGCGCACCGAGGCCGACCAGTGGTATGACCAGGTCGACGTCTCGGGCACCCGCGTGCTCGTCATCGAGTGGACCCACGGCAACAGCGACTTCGTCGAGGGCGTGGACGTGCCCATCCTGCTCAACAGCACCCCGGCGCAGACGCTGGCGCACCGCCGCGCTCGCGCCCGTGACGGGGCGGTCGACAGTCCCTTCACGACGCTCGTCTTGGGATTGGAGCAGGCCAAGCTGGACGCGCAGGCACCCAAGGCGTCCCTGATCCTGTCGAAAGAGGGCGAACTGCTCACCTACGACGCCTACCTGAAGGCGATGGGGCGCCACCTCCCCCGCGATGGCGTCATGCTGAACGCCTACCCCGACAGCCTGGACGGCACCCTGGCAGGCCTGGCGGCGTTCGTGCAGCGTCCCGAGGTCGCCGGCGCGTTCAGGTCGCTGTACCTGCTCCCCAGCGTGTTCAACAGCGACCTCGACCGCGGCTTCAGCGTGATCGACTACGGGCTGAACGACCTTCTGGCGAAGCCCGCCGACCTCGAGGCGCTGGCCGCTGCGGGGCTCGACCTGAAGTTCGACTTCATCCTCAACCACGCCTCGGTGCTGTCGCCCCAGTTCCAAGACATCCTGGCCCGCGGCGAGAGGTCGCCCTACAACGACTTCTTCATCGACTGGAACGCCTTCTGGGCCGGTCACGGCGAGATGACGCCGGAGGGCTACATCCAGCCACGCGCGGACCTGATCGAGCACATGTTCTTCCGCAAGCCGGGCCTGCCGCTGTTGATGGTGCGTCTGCCCGACGGGTCGGAGAAGCCGTTCTGGAACACCTTCTACCAGGAGGTCCGCTACCCCCGCGTGGACGCCCAGGACCTGATGGCGGCCGGCTTGCAGTACGCCTCGGCGGACGAGTTGGCCACCCGGGTCAACGCCACCATCGCGGACGGCGGACGACCCGGGGATGCGGACTTCACCGGCTTCGAGGCGTGGCGGGACGCCGTGGTCGACCTGGTGGAGTCGCGGCGCACCTACCTGGGCCAGATGGACCTCAACATCAAGTCGCACCTGGTGTGGACGTTCTACGCCGACACCTTGGCCAGGCTCGCGGGCTACGGCGCCGAGATCGTCCGGCTGGACGCTTTCGCCTACGCCCCCAAGGAGCCAGGCGAGAAGAACTTCCTGAACGACCCCGGTACGTGGGATCTGCTCGACCAGGTGAAGGCGTTGGCCGACCGGCACGGGGTGAAGCTGCTGCCCGAGATCCACGCCCGCTACGAGGAGGGCATCCACGAGACGATTGCGGCCAAGGGGTTCCTCACCTACGACTTCTTCCTGCCCGGGCTGCTGATCCACGCGTTCGAGACGCACTCCGCCGAGCGCCTGCTCGCGTGGATCGGCGACATCCAGGCCAAGGGCATCAAGACGGTGTCGATGCTGGGCTGCCACGACGGCATCCCGCTGCTCGACCTCAAGGGCCTGCTCAGCGACGACGAGATCGAGTCGGTGATCGCCACGGTGCGCGGACGCGGCGGCTACGTGAAGGATCTCCACGGCCAGAAGGCGACCTACTATCAGGTCAACGCCACGTACTACAGCGCTCTGGGCTGCGACGACGCATCGATGCTGCTGGCCCGGGCGATCCACCTGTTCATGCCGGGCAAGCCGCAGGTGTGGTACCTCGACCTCTTCGCCGGCGAGAACAACCTGGCCGCCGTCGAGCGTGCGGGGTCGGGCGGGCACAAGGAGATCAACCGCACCAACCTGTCGGCCGACGACCTCGAAGCCGGCCTCGCGAGGCCCGTTGTGCAGCGCCAGATCGACCTGCTGCGGTTCCGCAACACCCACCCGGCGTTCGGGTGGGATGCCGAGCTGACGGCGTCCGGAGAAGGCTCGGTGTTGATCTTGGAGTGGTCGCGCGAGGGCCACACCGCACGGTTGGAGGCCGACCTCGCGACCCGGGCGTTCCGGATCACCGCGGACGGCACGGACCTCGACAGCCAAGGCTGA
- a CDS encoding universal stress protein: MTPYGCIVVGTDGSALSDPTVARASFLAAAEEADLVIVCAYSGMTMREGAKATATLGDTRTSVVLGREAASNALATATSTASGLGAQVKASLLVEGEAASALLRAAQQHEADLIVIGAIRDTSLAGRLLGTVASAVVREAPCEVLVVRPPAAWGDVTEIEVPEDV, from the coding sequence ATGACTCCGTACGGATGCATCGTCGTCGGCACCGATGGCTCTGCCTTGTCCGACCCGACCGTCGCGAGGGCCTCGTTCTTGGCCGCTGCCGAGGAGGCCGACCTCGTCATCGTCTGCGCCTATTCGGGCATGACGATGCGCGAGGGTGCGAAGGCGACGGCCACCCTCGGTGACACCCGGACCTCCGTTGTGTTGGGACGCGAAGCGGCCAGCAACGCGTTGGCGACCGCGACATCCACGGCGTCCGGCCTGGGCGCGCAGGTCAAGGCGTCGCTGCTGGTGGAGGGCGAGGCTGCCTCCGCCCTCCTGAGGGCCGCGCAGCAGCACGAGGCGGACCTCATCGTGATCGGGGCGATCCGAGACACCAGTCTCGCCGGACGCCTGCTCGGCACGGTCGCGTCTGCCGTCGTGCGTGAAGCCCCGTGCGAGGTCCTGGTGGTGCGTCCCCCGGCGGCGTGGGGTGACGTGACCGAGATCGAGGTGCCCGAGGACGTCTGA